A single genomic interval of Lathyrus oleraceus cultivar Zhongwan6 chromosome 7, CAAS_Psat_ZW6_1.0, whole genome shotgun sequence harbors:
- the LOC127104567 gene encoding uncharacterized protein LOC127104567 — protein sequence MSMLSLTFNCWSCCGSNRSRARTTYSASTFTTLAHRSRYRTCCFAKKSLKKSKSKGPPESYGGDLSDEKFVQNDNLDTSLIPPAQNANPIASRNTVLQACVLTCGFITTLGTVIRQGSHVAWIEGWPVLDCSAEVSFGFEMWHLELITGLVVLISSSRSLLLKTWPDFAESSEAANRQILSSLQPLDYIVVAVLAGISEELLFRGAVLPLLGMNWQSIGVAAFIFGALHIGAGRKYSFAIWATFVGLAYGYATVLSSSLVVPMASHAVNNLIGGLLWKYTSKQK from the exons ATGTCCATGCTTTCGCTCACTTTCAACTGCTGGAGTTGTTGTGGTAGTAACAGAAGCAGAGCTCGCACCACATATTCTGCTTCTACCTTCACCACTCTCGCTCACA GAAGTAGATATAGGACATGTTGTTTTGCCAAGAAATCTTTGAAGAAATCCAAAAGTAAAGGACCACCGGAGTCATATGGCGGTGACCTTTCCGATGAGAAATTTGTTCAAAATGATAATTTGGACACTTCGCTTATACCACCTGCTCAGAATGCTAACCCTATTGCTTCCAGAAATACTGTGCTTCAGGCTTGTGTATTAACTTGTGGTTTTATAACTACGCTTGGGACAGTCATTCGCCAG GGGTCTCATGTTGCGTGGATAGAAGGATGGCCGGTCTTGGACTGCTCTGCAGAAGTATCAT TTGGTTTTGAAATGTGGCATCTTGAGTTGATTACAGGACTAGTAGTATTAATATCATCGAGCCGCTCCTTGTTATTGAAGACTTGGCCGGATTTTGCCGAGTCCAGTGAAGCAGCCAATAGACAG ATCCTTAGCTCACTCCAACCTTTGGATTATATTGTCGTTGCAGTTTTGGCTGGAATTAGCGAG GAACTACTTTTTCGCGGTGCAGTTCTCCCACTTTTGGGAATGAACTGGCAGAGTATTGGCGTAGCAGCTTTTATCTTTGGTGCTTTGCACATAGGTGCCGGTCGAAAGTATTCCTTTGCTATCTG GGCAACCTTTGTTGGTCTTGCTTATGGATATGCTACAGTTTTATCTTCTAGCCTTGTAGTTCCCATGGCTTCTCATGCAGTGAACAACCTGATAGGAGGACTTTTATGGAAGTACACATCAAAGCAAAAATGA